From the Streptomyces nigrescens genome, one window contains:
- a CDS encoding PP2C family protein-serine/threonine phosphatase yields MAAGERPADTGAVDRSEGFGERLLGVLLDRAHEMPPQLIAPLIAEEVARVGGRDVSILLQDYAQLLLVPLPGRRLTVGRPELISDSHAGTAFLYGAPVEVPQDDGVRMYLPLLDGSDQVGVLALTLDTVDDDDRRLLRRLAGLVADMLVTKHSYTDQFFLARRREPMSLAAEIQWSLLPPLAMSVPQVAVAGIREPAYSVAGDSFAYALNEDILHVAMVDAMGHGLDAATMATVAIGGYRHARRVEIGLSEIYAFMDRAIAEQFGPDHFVTAQMMRLNITTGHLQWVNAGHPAPLLIRNGQVVRQLESPTTLPVGFGGEEPQISEQMLQRGDRVLCQDHGGHGRRRPRAVLQSDPAWKLRGHHARPPVRSGLAPGRWARGGDPCRCRLSGPGRPDRRTPGDTTIGVVHGGGHCLRLAPCMSGASVAGMDLSLEMLVAAEQFVGFETGCPLVHLAQRGVAAQSRCGQ; encoded by the coding sequence ATGGCGGCAGGTGAGAGGCCGGCGGACACGGGCGCGGTGGACCGGTCGGAAGGGTTCGGCGAGCGACTGCTGGGGGTGCTGCTGGATCGGGCGCACGAGATGCCGCCGCAGTTGATCGCCCCGCTGATCGCGGAAGAGGTGGCGAGGGTCGGCGGCCGTGACGTCTCGATCCTCCTCCAGGACTATGCGCAGCTGCTGCTGGTGCCGCTGCCAGGCAGGCGGCTGACCGTCGGCCGGCCCGAGCTGATCAGTGACTCGCACGCGGGCACGGCCTTCCTGTACGGGGCCCCTGTCGAGGTTCCGCAGGACGACGGCGTTCGGATGTATCTGCCGTTGCTGGACGGCAGCGACCAGGTGGGCGTGCTGGCCCTCACCCTGGACACCGTCGATGACGATGACCGGCGCTTGTTGCGCAGACTCGCCGGCCTCGTCGCCGACATGCTGGTCACCAAGCACAGCTACACCGACCAGTTCTTCCTCGCCCGGCGCCGCGAACCGATGAGCTTGGCCGCGGAAATCCAGTGGTCCCTGCTACCGCCGCTGGCGATGTCCGTCCCACAGGTCGCGGTGGCGGGAATCCGGGAGCCCGCCTACAGCGTCGCCGGCGACAGCTTCGCCTACGCCCTCAACGAGGACATCCTGCACGTGGCCATGGTCGATGCGATGGGCCACGGCCTGGATGCCGCCACCATGGCGACCGTCGCCATCGGTGGCTACCGGCACGCCAGACGCGTCGAAATCGGCCTGTCCGAGATCTACGCGTTCATGGACCGGGCCATCGCCGAGCAATTCGGGCCCGACCACTTCGTCACCGCGCAGATGATGCGCCTCAACATCACAACGGGCCACCTGCAGTGGGTCAACGCGGGCCACCCCGCCCCGCTGCTGATCCGCAACGGCCAGGTTGTCCGGCAACTGGAGAGCCCGACCACCTTGCCGGTCGGCTTCGGTGGTGAAGAGCCCCAGATCAGCGAGCAGATGCTCCAACGCGGCGACCGGGTGCTGTGTCAAGACCATGGTGGTCACGGACGCCGAAGGCCGCGTGCTGTTCTGCAGTCCGACCCAGCCTGGAAGCTGCGCGGTCATCACGCACGCCCGCCAGTTAGGTCGGGTCTAGCTCCTGGCCGATGGGCCCGCGGTGGAGATCCTTGCCGATGCCGGCTATCAGGGCCTGGGCGCCCAGATCGGCGGACGCCTGGTGACACCACCATCGGGGTGGTCCACGGCGGAGGCCATTGCCTCCGTCTGGCGCCGTGTATGTCAGGGGCGTCAGTCGCCGGAATGGACTTGTCCCTCGAAATGCTCGTAGCCGCCGAGCAGTTCGTCGGCTTCGAAACGGGCTGCCCACTCGTTCACCTGGCTCAGCGTGGTGTCGCCGCCCAGTCCCGCTGCGGCCAGTAG
- a CDS encoding asparagine synthase-related protein, which yields MRWSSGWFGGTGHDRLPAGGRAVSGLDRTWTVGWPGARVRAVGQGPVTLAVIGECGADKDQLERALPVVQAKGWRALTRWPGSYLTIARSGEVLVVIGDLAGQHPVYWRTDVTGTWWSTSAAALAALDGAPADPTALAAHLALAQPDVLGQWSLFRSVSRVPTGHLLLLTPDGVGTVRYEPAEYEPVDLRDAAPRVRAALSEAVGVRCDGRPVSADLAGLDSTTLACLAAQRGPVTAVTFADARLRDDDLAYAVRTAATVPGLAHRTVPGSPDTVYYAGLENFSTLPVTDAPNAYAVTASIMRAVLDTLAARHPAVCRYSAPLLPSPIMPHSRNSHALLADADLLDVESPGTPSPPYPALRPGHRESAAEQGRQGDRPEPAPETCHNR from the coding sequence ATGAGGTGGAGCTCGGGATGGTTCGGCGGCACCGGACACGACCGGCTGCCAGCCGGAGGCCGGGCGGTATCCGGCCTGGACAGAACATGGACGGTCGGATGGCCGGGGGCACGGGTCCGCGCCGTGGGCCAGGGCCCCGTCACGCTCGCGGTGATCGGCGAATGCGGCGCCGACAAGGACCAGTTGGAGCGTGCCCTGCCGGTAGTGCAGGCGAAAGGATGGCGGGCGCTGACCCGCTGGCCCGGCTCCTACCTGACGATCGCCCGCAGCGGCGAGGTGCTGGTTGTGATCGGTGACCTGGCCGGTCAGCACCCGGTTTACTGGCGTACCGACGTCACCGGGACATGGTGGTCGACCTCCGCCGCCGCTCTGGCGGCCCTGGACGGGGCTCCGGCCGATCCAACCGCGCTCGCCGCCCACCTGGCCCTGGCCCAGCCGGACGTCCTCGGGCAGTGGAGCCTATTCCGCTCGGTCAGCCGGGTGCCGACCGGGCACCTGCTGCTGCTCACCCCGGACGGCGTGGGCACCGTACGGTACGAGCCGGCCGAGTACGAGCCGGTGGACCTGCGCGATGCCGCGCCGAGGGTGCGGGCCGCACTTTCCGAGGCCGTCGGTGTCAGGTGCGACGGCCGGCCGGTCAGTGCGGATCTGGCAGGGCTGGACTCCACCACGCTGGCCTGCCTGGCCGCCCAGCGCGGGCCGGTGACCGCGGTGACATTCGCCGACGCACGCCTACGTGACGACGACCTCGCATACGCGGTGCGCACCGCGGCCACGGTGCCGGGCCTCGCCCACCGTACGGTTCCCGGGAGCCCGGACACCGTCTACTACGCCGGCCTTGAGAACTTCTCGACGCTGCCGGTCACCGACGCCCCGAACGCCTACGCGGTGACCGCCTCCATCATGCGCGCCGTCCTGGACACCCTCGCCGCACGCCACCCCGCAGTGTGTCGATATAGTGCCCCGCTGCTTCCGAGCCCCATCATGCCCCACTCCCGGAACAGCCACGCGCTACTCGCCGATGCCGATCTACTCGACGTGGAGAGCCCCGGCACACCTTCGCCCCCGTATCCGGCTCTCCGTCCCGGGCACCGAGAGTCCGCAGCAGAGCAGGGCCGACAAGGCGATCGTCCAGAACCCGCTCCTGAGACGTGCCACAACCGGTAG
- a CDS encoding NUDIX hydrolase, with product MSHRNARLTVHGRRLLVEHVCAGDLRWQFPAGKLEVGESSEQAAVREPQEETGGEF from the coding sequence GTGTCCCACCGTAATGCCCGGCTGACCGTTCATGGCAGGCGGCTGCTGGTCGAACATGTCTGCGCGGGGGATCTGCGCTGGCAGTTCCCGGCGGGCAAGCTCGAGGTAGGCGAGTCGTCGGAGCAGGCGGCCGTGCGGGAGCCGCAGGAGGAGACGGGCGGCGAATTCTAG
- a CDS encoding NucA/NucB deoxyribonuclease domain-containing protein: protein MKLAKLLTTGAVVLSVLGTAAPAATAAQPNAGQLRVTIRPTTHQTDAAGRSAIAAASCTINRITINRFSECEWVAVHVDVIKVINGRPVIEGTADFNVKHQMTLKASSANWSEKFTVSKAKTTRAGKGVHLNIAASSGGGTKAGIHFPQGHSLDSAASGTVNYTTGTIARKKINPKAKTTYGYTFTKPGYSPGKTSYASAVYRCDNYYGTTGCAMTEAPTAINLITLPRISEGIRKLRSHGGHYGDPNGGKPLHWMINTTQQRKNRQAVCNHPVPPDMRRAGRTSCDEYPFASTYEGGTHLPASQRTITWVKKNENDAQGAGITNWRRQFHVMDHDPFYVIA from the coding sequence TTGAAACTGGCAAAGCTGCTCACCACGGGAGCCGTGGTCCTGAGTGTGCTGGGAACAGCCGCACCTGCCGCCACGGCTGCTCAGCCCAATGCCGGACAGCTGCGGGTCACCATCCGCCCGACCACCCACCAGACAGACGCTGCGGGCCGCAGCGCCATCGCCGCCGCCTCGTGCACCATCAACCGGATCACGATCAACCGGTTCAGCGAGTGCGAATGGGTCGCTGTCCACGTCGACGTCATCAAGGTCATCAACGGCCGACCCGTCATCGAAGGCACCGCCGACTTCAACGTCAAGCACCAGATGACCCTGAAGGCGAGCTCCGCGAACTGGAGCGAGAAGTTCACCGTCTCCAAAGCGAAGACCACCCGCGCCGGCAAGGGCGTCCACCTGAACATCGCCGCCTCCTCCGGCGGCGGCACCAAGGCCGGCATCCACTTCCCACAGGGCCACAGCCTCGACAGCGCCGCCTCCGGCACCGTCAACTACACCACGGGCACCATCGCCAGGAAGAAGATCAACCCCAAAGCGAAGACCACCTACGGCTACACCTTCACCAAGCCCGGCTACAGCCCCGGCAAGACCTCCTACGCCTCCGCCGTCTACCGGTGCGACAACTACTACGGCACCACCGGCTGCGCCATGACCGAGGCCCCCACCGCCATCAACCTGATCACCCTGCCCCGCATCTCCGAAGGCATCCGCAAACTCCGCTCCCACGGGGGCCACTACGGCGACCCCAACGGCGGCAAACCCCTGCACTGGATGATCAACACCACCCAGCAGCGCAAGAACCGCCAGGCCGTCTGCAACCACCCCGTCCCCCCGGACATGCGCCGCGCCGGACGGACCTCCTGCGACGAGTACCCCTTCGCCTCCACCTACGAAGGCGGCACCCACCTGCCCGCCAGCCAGCGCACCATCACCTGGGTGAAGAAGAACGAGAACGACGCCCAGGGCGCCGGCATCACCAACTGGCGGCGCCAGTTCCACGTCATGGACCACGACCCCTTCTACGTGATCGCCTGA
- a CDS encoding DUF5994 family protein: protein MTTTIPYTPAVEDRTSSLPLRLMLAPAGTAPALLDGAWWPRSRDLTAELPALTAVLDPLWGRITRVTVNPAFWPVIPRKVPVDGHVVGVGWFTAEQDPHKLLLLSYSVGRWDLLVIPPETGPATAARLMTEAADPLGTLTASALMNEAEQRRIAEETELSLVSVWDSEGGHGASLPTSRSPARAVIAQVPDTTKGI from the coding sequence ATGACCACGACCATTCCGTATACGCCGGCGGTCGAAGACCGGACCTCTTCGCTGCCCCTGCGACTCATGCTGGCACCGGCCGGCACCGCTCCAGCTCTGCTCGACGGTGCGTGGTGGCCCCGCTCCCGTGACCTCACGGCGGAACTTCCCGCGCTGACGGCCGTCCTCGACCCGCTGTGGGGGCGGATCACCCGCGTCACGGTGAACCCCGCCTTCTGGCCGGTCATCCCACGGAAGGTGCCCGTCGACGGGCATGTGGTGGGTGTCGGCTGGTTCACGGCCGAGCAAGACCCCCACAAGCTGCTGCTGCTCTCCTACAGCGTCGGCCGCTGGGACCTGCTGGTCATCCCCCCGGAGACCGGCCCGGCCACCGCCGCCCGGCTCATGACAGAGGCCGCCGATCCGCTCGGCACCCTCACCGCGAGCGCCCTGATGAACGAAGCGGAGCAACGCCGGATCGCGGAGGAGACGGAACTGTCCCTCGTCTCGGTCTGGGACTCCGAAGGCGGCCATGGAGCAAGCCTGCCGACCTCTCGTTCCCCCGCCCGAGCAGTCATTGCTCAGGTACCAGATACGACGAAAGGTATCTGA
- a CDS encoding ABC transporter permease, with product MISLTTRELALLHARELVRDPKYFYFALFFPFGMLGIFLGIGSVMPKEAGAPDFLQLVIPMAIFLAVTSAALTVTAGPLATLRAKGTLRLLGTTPVGRARLVFTHMLARLVMVTTQAAVLLALAVALGKVEPSRLPALFGIALLGLAMFGGIGYLIGGRLSSPDAAANMGTLVQLAALFLSGLAFPLELMPEALRTTLSLLPTSFFADLMRTQMSQGNATHPLWLSLLVVTATAAGAVFLAVRTFKWDQDEIG from the coding sequence GTGATCTCCCTGACCACTCGTGAACTGGCGCTCCTGCACGCACGCGAACTCGTACGCGACCCGAAGTACTTCTACTTTGCACTGTTCTTCCCCTTCGGCATGCTGGGGATCTTCCTCGGCATCGGCTCGGTCATGCCGAAGGAGGCCGGTGCCCCGGACTTCCTCCAGCTCGTCATCCCGATGGCGATCTTCCTGGCCGTCACCAGTGCAGCACTGACCGTCACTGCGGGTCCGCTGGCTACCCTGCGCGCCAAGGGCACACTCCGGCTGCTGGGGACCACTCCCGTCGGCCGGGCAAGGCTGGTGTTCACGCACATGCTCGCCAGACTCGTCATGGTCACCACCCAGGCGGCCGTACTACTCGCCCTCGCTGTCGCTCTCGGCAAGGTGGAGCCGAGCCGGCTCCCGGCGCTCTTCGGGATCGCGCTGCTGGGCCTGGCCATGTTCGGGGGCATCGGCTACCTGATCGGCGGCCGACTGTCCTCGCCGGACGCCGCCGCCAACATGGGGACCCTCGTCCAGCTCGCGGCGCTGTTCCTGAGCGGTCTGGCGTTCCCCCTGGAGCTCATGCCCGAGGCCCTTCGTACCACGCTGAGCCTGCTGCCCACTTCCTTCTTCGCGGACCTCATGCGCACACAGATGTCACAGGGCAATGCGACCCACCCGTTGTGGCTCTCGCTCCTGGTTGTGACCGCCACCGCTGCCGGGGCCGTTTTCCTGGCTGTCCGCACGTTCAAGTGGGACCAGGATGAAATCGGATAA
- a CDS encoding AAA family ATPase — MGLTDSRNVRVAKLSGGQRQRLLVGTALISRPRLLVLDEPSTGMDPNARQELWDAVRDHRKAGGTVLLSTHSMEEAEILCDRVAVIHKGGVAACGAPQDLIAAHAPERELHFTVPVGTDLTELRGTAGVSHLDAHDTDGATRVVLRTSDSDAAFALVAGPLGARQIQLKEAGLETVFRLLTGVSFQEAATGPQSGEAKMGKESAQAEGVTA, encoded by the coding sequence ATGGGCCTGACAGACTCACGCAATGTTCGGGTGGCGAAGCTCTCGGGTGGCCAACGGCAGCGGTTGCTCGTGGGTACGGCACTCATCTCCCGCCCACGCCTGTTGGTGCTCGACGAGCCGTCGACCGGGATGGACCCCAACGCGCGGCAGGAGCTGTGGGACGCGGTCCGCGACCACCGCAAGGCCGGCGGCACCGTATTGCTCTCGACCCATTCCATGGAGGAGGCCGAGATACTGTGCGACCGGGTGGCCGTGATTCACAAGGGCGGGGTCGCCGCGTGCGGAGCTCCGCAAGATCTGATTGCCGCCCATGCGCCCGAACGGGAACTGCACTTCACCGTCCCGGTCGGCACCGACTTAACAGAACTGCGCGGCACTGCCGGGGTCTCGCACCTGGACGCCCACGACACCGACGGTGCCACCCGGGTGGTGTTGCGGACCAGCGACTCCGACGCGGCGTTCGCCCTCGTCGCCGGTCCGCTCGGCGCCCGACAGATCCAGCTCAAGGAGGCCGGCCTGGAAACGGTCTTCCGCCTCCTGACCGGAGTCTCCTTCCAAGAGGCGGCCACCGGACCACAATCAGGTGAAGCGAAAATGGGCAAAGAGTCCGCTCAGGCGGAAGGTGTGACGGCGTGA
- a CDS encoding HNH endonuclease family protein yields the protein MSSARRLMALACPLLVLSTAACTPSASHEDAKPASADPSASSSGGSKAGLRLTDAIGRLKVAREVRAGYERDKFRLWTDADHDGCDTRKEVLLAEAVKKPRQGKSCKLTGGSWRSYYDDKTVTNARKLDIDHVVPLAEAWDSDASKWTPERRERYANDLDGERSLVAVSLGPNRTKGDKDPAEWMPPAKDATCTYVTDWVTAKLRWRLSADRAEVKALRTTAAGCKDATVPLTPAP from the coding sequence ATGTCCTCCGCGCGCCGCTTGATGGCTCTGGCCTGCCCGTTGCTGGTCCTGTCCACGGCCGCGTGCACTCCGAGCGCCTCCCACGAGGATGCGAAGCCGGCGTCGGCGGACCCGAGCGCCTCGTCATCCGGCGGCAGCAAGGCTGGCCTTCGTCTGACGGACGCGATCGGCCGGTTGAAGGTGGCTCGCGAGGTCCGCGCCGGCTACGAGCGGGACAAGTTCCGTCTGTGGACCGACGCGGACCACGACGGCTGCGACACCCGTAAGGAAGTGCTCCTGGCCGAGGCGGTGAAGAAGCCACGCCAGGGCAAGAGCTGCAAGCTGACCGGCGGCAGTTGGCGCTCGTACTACGACGACAAGACCGTCACCAACGCCCGCAAACTCGACATCGACCACGTCGTCCCCCTCGCCGAAGCATGGGACTCCGACGCCTCGAAATGGACGCCGGAGCGCCGGGAGCGGTACGCCAACGACCTGGACGGCGAGCGCAGTCTCGTCGCGGTCAGCCTGGGCCCGAACCGGACCAAGGGCGACAAGGATCCGGCCGAGTGGATGCCGCCGGCGAAGGACGCCACCTGTACTTACGTCACCGACTGGGTCACGGCGAAGCTCCGCTGGCGGCTGTCCGCCGACCGCGCCGAGGTCAAGGCCCTGCGCACAACTGCCGCGGGCTGCAAGGACGCGACCGTGCCGCTTACGCCGGCGCCGTAG
- a CDS encoding winged helix-turn-helix domain-containing protein: MRFSIVAALASVDEADFKTLREAIEITDPALSKQIALLEQAGYVNVRKAFVGKRSRTWLSLTREGRTAFTRHLTALREIADWDPAAE; this comes from the coding sequence GTGCGATTCTCCATCGTTGCCGCGCTGGCCTCGGTCGACGAGGCTGACTTCAAGACCCTACGCGAGGCCATCGAGATCACGGACCCGGCTCTGTCCAAGCAGATCGCTTTGCTTGAGCAGGCTGGCTACGTGAATGTCCGCAAGGCCTTCGTCGGCAAGCGCTCCCGCACCTGGCTTTCCCTCACCAGGGAGGGCCGCACTGCCTTCACTCGCCACCTGACCGCCCTCCGCGAGATCGCCGACTGGGACCCGGCCGCCGAGTGA
- a CDS encoding DUF1062 domain-containing protein, with the protein MLNNWVVMPTCLPLVLRRCHTCASDRFRANGKFRVNANHKLLDAWLLVLCTSCGETAKLTILERVNVRSVQPELLDRLHANDLGLAAELLQDPVVQRRNRIALDWDDAWRLDTGGSGHMDREAIDVSVRFAARIPVRPVRLIAEGCGLSRAEVERLITEGKLVSAVRLSGKLSCDFTFTLKR; encoded by the coding sequence GTGCTCAACAACTGGGTTGTCATGCCCACCTGCCTGCCTCTCGTCCTCCGCCGTTGCCACACGTGCGCATCCGACCGCTTCCGGGCGAACGGCAAGTTTCGCGTCAACGCAAACCACAAGCTCCTCGACGCCTGGCTCCTCGTGCTCTGCACCTCTTGCGGGGAGACTGCAAAGCTCACGATCCTGGAGCGGGTGAATGTGCGCTCCGTACAGCCTGAGCTGCTGGACCGCCTACATGCCAACGACCTTGGTCTGGCGGCTGAGTTGCTCCAGGATCCGGTCGTGCAGCGTCGTAATCGCATCGCCCTCGACTGGGACGACGCCTGGCGCCTCGACACCGGCGGATCGGGTCACATGGACCGCGAGGCGATCGACGTCTCGGTCCGCTTTGCGGCGCGGATCCCTGTCCGGCCGGTGCGACTGATCGCTGAAGGGTGCGGTCTTTCGCGGGCCGAGGTCGAGAGACTGATCACGGAGGGCAAACTCGTTTCGGCAGTCCGGCTGAGCGGCAAGCTCTCCTGCGACTTCACCTTCACGCTCAAGCGCTGA
- a CDS encoding pentapeptide repeat-containing protein, which translates to MLNRPSGMTHPSSAPSPNLPDWPHCGHGTTPENPMGCRGIHVTGHTACLAHLTEADRDAYLAGLVPGSDIDHRGTPFTGPLVSALLDALRDPATGHPRLGLALFGSAIFHGGATFESATFQSAVFGRAAFQGVTSFASTTFQHRAVFYSATFQDGATFDSATFEGGATFESATLQAAQFDRATFQNDAAFGRAIFHGGAGFESAIFHGDAGFESTTFRSDAGFESTTFRSDARFGSTTFHGDAGFEQAVFERLASLGPLVCAERVVLSGAVFGGPVTLSFAARRLECRRTRWSSTAEVRLRYATVDFAHAVFEYPLTIAAEAEPFVLPDGLPVAEHILARDARVRIASLQGVDAAHLVLADVDLSGSLFTGTVHLDQLRMEGACSFGTAPSGMRWRTWPPVRFTQRRILAEECHWRASQPTAGGGWTVALSGSGHVGPAQLAPVYRALRKAFEDGKNEPGAADFYYGEMEMRRHDRTGTTPAERRLLHGYWLLSGYGLRASRALGWLVAAMVVTIVLLMGFGLPKDATKQEATGTVPPGGGKVTFEIDKADPQNPTKDRFAGKRFEKALNVTLNSVVFRSSNNDLTTVGTYIEMASRVTEPVLLGLAVLAVRNRVKR; encoded by the coding sequence GTGCTCAATCGTCCTTCGGGCATGACGCACCCGAGCTCCGCACCGTCCCCAAATCTGCCTGACTGGCCGCACTGCGGCCACGGCACTACCCCAGAAAACCCAATGGGCTGCCGCGGCATCCACGTAACCGGCCACACCGCATGCCTCGCCCACCTAACTGAGGCCGACCGCGATGCCTACCTGGCCGGACTGGTCCCCGGCAGCGACATCGACCATCGCGGCACCCCGTTCACCGGACCTCTCGTCAGTGCCCTCCTCGACGCCCTCCGCGACCCCGCCACCGGACACCCCCGCCTCGGCCTCGCCCTGTTCGGCTCGGCGATCTTCCATGGCGGCGCCACGTTCGAGTCGGCGACCTTCCAATCCGCCGTATTCGGCCGGGCGGCCTTTCAAGGCGTCACCAGCTTCGCTTCGACGACCTTCCAACACCGCGCCGTGTTCTACTCGGCGACTTTCCAGGACGGCGCCACGTTCGATTCGGCGACCTTCGAAGGCGGCGCCACGTTCGAGTCGGCGACCTTACAAGCCGCCCAGTTCGACCGGGCGACCTTCCAAAATGACGCCGCGTTCGGCCGGGCGATCTTCCACGGCGGCGCAGGGTTCGAGTCTGCGATCTTCCACGGCGACGCCGGGTTCGAGTCGACGACCTTCCGAAGCGACGCCGGGTTCGAGTCGACGACCTTCCGAAGCGATGCCAGGTTCGGCTCGACGACCTTCCACGGCGACGCCGGGTTCGAACAGGCGGTTTTCGAGCGGTTGGCCAGCCTCGGGCCGTTGGTGTGCGCTGAGCGGGTGGTGCTGTCCGGGGCCGTGTTCGGCGGCCCGGTAACCCTCTCGTTTGCCGCGCGCCGCCTGGAGTGCCGGCGGACCCGCTGGTCGTCAACGGCAGAGGTGCGTCTGCGCTACGCCACGGTGGACTTTGCACACGCGGTCTTCGAATACCCCCTCACCATTGCCGCGGAGGCCGAGCCATTCGTGCTCCCTGACGGGCTGCCGGTTGCGGAACATATCCTTGCCAGGGATGCCAGGGTGCGGATCGCCTCGCTGCAGGGAGTGGACGCGGCACACCTAGTCCTGGCTGACGTCGACCTTTCGGGGAGCCTGTTCACCGGGACCGTGCATCTGGACCAGCTGCGGATGGAGGGCGCCTGCTCCTTCGGCACGGCACCGTCCGGCATGCGCTGGCGTACGTGGCCCCCTGTCCGGTTCACCCAGCGCCGCATACTCGCCGAGGAATGTCACTGGCGCGCGAGCCAGCCGACAGCGGGTGGGGGCTGGACCGTGGCGCTGTCTGGCTCCGGACACGTCGGGCCGGCGCAGCTGGCGCCTGTGTACCGGGCGCTGCGCAAGGCGTTCGAGGACGGCAAGAACGAGCCGGGGGCGGCGGATTTCTACTACGGCGAGATGGAGATGCGCCGTCACGACCGTACTGGCACCACTCCTGCCGAGCGCAGACTGCTGCACGGCTACTGGCTTCTGTCCGGCTATGGCCTGCGCGCCTCCCGGGCCCTGGGCTGGCTCGTTGCCGCTATGGTCGTCACAATCGTGCTGCTGATGGGCTTCGGACTCCCAAAGGACGCCACGAAGCAGGAAGCGACCGGCACTGTGCCGCCCGGCGGAGGCAAGGTCACCTTCGAGATCGACAAGGCGGACCCCCAAAACCCCACCAAAGACAGGTTCGCTGGCAAGCGCTTCGAGAAGGCCCTGAACGTCACGCTCAACTCGGTGGTCTTCCGCTCTTCCAACAATGACCTGACCACGGTCGGCACCTACATCGAGATGGCCTCCCGCGTAACCGAGCCCGTTCTGCTGGGCCTCGCGGTCCTGGCCGTCCGCAACCGTGTCAAGCGCTGA
- a CDS encoding aminotransferase class V-fold PLP-dependent enzyme: MDWDALRAQFRLEPGWVNLALFYLASHPKVVRDAVDHLRAQVDANPLSVTTGMALPDGPTGWPRVRQSLAAYVGGRAEDIAMTASTSIGLGVVYNGVVTRPGQEFLLTEHDHISHRTAARLAAEKHGNTVRLASWFADPATTTADGIAAAVGKAIRPNTRVVGITWVQSSTGLRMPVRAVAEVVRRANEGRSPADRCLLVVDGVHGLAAVDEEAAGLGADMVIAGTHKWLFGPRGTGLVWVAPDVLEQLRPTFVSFISGGGAASLSPGGFLAFEHAFALPVAVALHEQLGRAHVATRITQLSTRVKQGLSRIRGVTVHTPADPELSAGITCFSVAGHTHQQVVDHAAAHRVRLSTSTYTRIGTAVINTPAEVDTALNSLADLTR, translated from the coding sequence GTGGACTGGGACGCCTTGCGGGCGCAGTTCCGTCTGGAGCCGGGATGGGTGAACCTCGCGTTGTTCTACCTGGCCTCGCATCCGAAGGTGGTGCGGGATGCGGTGGATCATCTGAGGGCACAGGTCGACGCCAATCCTCTGTCGGTGACCACGGGGATGGCGCTGCCCGACGGTCCGACCGGATGGCCCCGGGTACGCCAGTCGCTCGCGGCCTATGTGGGAGGCCGGGCCGAGGACATCGCGATGACGGCGAGCACGAGTATCGGGCTGGGTGTCGTCTACAACGGCGTCGTGACCCGTCCGGGACAAGAGTTTCTGCTGACGGAGCACGACCACATCTCCCATCGCACCGCCGCCCGGTTGGCCGCCGAAAAGCATGGCAACACGGTGCGGCTGGCCTCCTGGTTCGCCGATCCGGCCACCACGACGGCAGACGGCATCGCAGCGGCAGTCGGCAAGGCGATACGCCCGAACACCAGAGTCGTGGGGATCACCTGGGTGCAGTCCAGCACGGGGCTTCGGATGCCGGTGCGTGCGGTGGCCGAGGTGGTGCGCCGGGCCAATGAAGGGCGCAGTCCTGCCGACCGGTGCCTGCTGGTCGTCGACGGCGTGCACGGGCTGGCGGCAGTCGACGAGGAAGCCGCCGGCCTGGGCGCAGACATGGTGATCGCCGGAACGCACAAATGGCTGTTCGGCCCAAGGGGAACAGGGCTGGTCTGGGTGGCGCCGGACGTCCTGGAGCAGCTGCGACCCACGTTCGTGAGCTTCATCAGCGGCGGGGGAGCAGCGTCCCTGTCGCCCGGCGGGTTCTTGGCGTTCGAGCATGCCTTCGCCCTGCCGGTCGCGGTGGCGCTGCATGAGCAACTGGGCCGAGCACACGTTGCCACTCGGATCACACAGCTGTCGACCCGGGTGAAACAAGGACTGAGCCGCATTCGCGGGGTCACCGTGCACACCCCTGCCGACCCGGAACTGTCAGCGGGCATCACCTGTTTCAGCGTGGCAGGCCACACCCATCAGCAGGTCGTCGACCACGCCGCCGCCCACCGCGTGCGGCTGTCCACCTCGACCTACACCCGCATCGGCACCGCCGTCATCAATACTCCAGCAGAGGTCGACACTGCGCTCAACAGCCTGGCCGATCTCACCCGCTGA